The Lysobacter enzymogenes DNA segment CGCGCAACGGCCGCCATCGTGAACCGTACATCCCCGCTCCCGCGCGCCGCGCACGCGTCCGCACGACCGTGCCGCACGGCCTTTTTCCGCGTTTTTCAGGGAATTCCGCCGGCTCGCGCGCGAGCGCCGGCGGAGCCGCCGCGACGCCCGCCGGGCGCCGTTCCCGCCAACTGTTGCAAGGCCCGCCGCCCTGCGCCATGCTGCAAGGCACCACGTTTTTAGAGCCAAAGCTCAATGGCCTCGACTCGCGTCATCAAGAAGTATCCGAACCGTCGTCTCTACGACACCGAGATCTCCAGCTACATCACCATCGAAGACGTGCGCCAGCTGATCGTGGACGGCGAGGAGTTCGAAGTCCGCGACGCCCGCTCCGGCGACGACCTGACCCGGCAGGTGTTGCTGCAGATCATCGCCGAGCACGAGCAGGACGGCGACCCGGTGCTGTCGACCCAGTTGCTGAGCCAGATCATCCGTTTCTACGGCGATTCGCTGCAGGGCTTCATGGGCAACTACCTGGAACGCTCGATGCAGCTGTTCCTCGACCAGCAGCAGCAGTTCCGCAACCAGATGGGCGGCATGCTCGGGCAGACGCCGTGGGCGATGATGAACCAGCTCACCGAGCGCAACCTCAACATGTGGAAGGAATTCCAGCAGAACCTGTCGGGCAGCGTCGGCCAGCCGGTCACGCCCAAGCCCAAGCCCGGCCCCGGCCCCGGCGGCACCGAACCCGGCAAGCGCGAGCGTTGAGCCGCGCCTGCGTCCGCGTGCGCCGGCGCGCGCGCGGGCCGGCGTCCTGGGGAGGACGCCGCTGCCGCCGCGCCGCGCGCACAGCGGCGCTCCACGACTCGCCAGCGCTCGCGCAGATCCGCGTCCGCGCCCGCGCGCCGTCGCCGCTTCGCCGGCCCTGACGGCATCGTCCGACCGCTAAGCGCCTTCATCGCGGGCGCGCCTTCGCTTGGGGTAATCGCATGGAAAAACGCATCGCCGTGGTCAGCGGCGGCATCGGCGGGCTCGGCAGCGAGATCTGCCTGGCCCTGGCCCGCGCCGGCCGCCGCGTGATCGCGCTGGACCTGGGCGCGCGCGCGCAGCGCATCGCCGAATTCGCACAGCTGACCCAAGGCCACGACATTCGCTTCGAAGCCGCCGACGTCGGCGACTTCGACGACTGCGGCGCGGCGGTGGAGCGCATCGCCGGACGCGACGGCGGCATCGACATCCTGGTCAACGCCGCCGGCATCACCCGCGACGGCAGCCTGCGCAAGATGGACAAGCGCGCCTGGGACGAGGTGCTCAACGTCAATCTCGACGGCGTGTTCAACCTGTGTCGGCACACGGTGGACGCGATGGCCGGGCGCGGCTTCGGCCGCATCGTCAACATCAGCTCGGTCAACGGCCAGACCGGCCAGTTCGGCCAGACCAACTACTGCGCGGCCAAGGCCGGCATGCACGGCTTCACCATGGCGCTGGCGCGCGAGGTCGCGCGCAAGGGCGTGACGGTGAATTCGGTGTCGCCGGGCTATTGCGAGACGGCGATGGTGGCGGCGGTGCCGGAAGAGATCCGCAGCAAGATCGTCGAGTCGATACCGGTCGGGCGGCTGGGCAAGCCGAGCGAGATCGCGCGCACGGTGGAGTTCCTGACCGCGGACGACGCCGGGTTCATCACCGGCGCGAACATTCCGGTCAACGGCGGCTTGTTCATGAGTTTTTGAGCTTCATGAGTTTTTGAGCGGCCGGATTCGGGCGCCGTCGCGAAGTCGCTTCGACGCGGCCGCGTTCACTCGCCTCGTCCGCCGCCTGCGTCGTCGCGTCCTTGCACCGTTGCCTCACCGCACCGTTGCCTCATTGCCGTCATTCCGGCGAAAGCCGGAACCCATTTTGACTTTGCTGTTGCTTCAGGCTCCATCGCGGCAAGCAAAAACAACCGCAAGATCAAAATGGGTTCCGGCTTTCGCCGGAATGACGGCGATGGTTGTCTCGTTGGTGCTTGTGGCGGCCGTCGCGGCGACGCCCCGCCTCAGCGCGCAGCCAGCGGCTTGTTCGCGCAATTGGCCTGATAGAACTCCAGCGCCGCCGGCATCAGCTGCTGCAGCGCCTGGATGCGGTTGGCCGGGTCCGGATGGGTCGAAGCGAATTCCGCCGGCCGCTGCCCGCCGCCGAGCTGGGACATGCGCTGCCACAGCGGCACCGCCTGGCGCGGGTCGTAGCACGCGGCCGCGGCCAGCATCAGCCCGACCTTGTCGGCCTGGGTCTCGTGGTTGCGCCCGTACGGCAACACCAGCCCGTACTGCGCGCCGGCGCCGAGCGCGCCCATGATCATCTGCTGCTGTTGCGGGTCCATCCCGCCGACCGCGGCGCCCGCGGCGACCTGGCCGAGCTGCACCAGCTTCTGCTGGGCCATGCGCTGCGAACCGTGGCGCAACAGCGCGTGGGCGATCTCGTGGCCCATCACCACCGCCAGCGCGTCGTCGTTCTGGGTCACCGGGAACAGGCCGGTGTAGACCGCCATCTTGCCGCCGGGCAGGCAGAAGGCGTTGGCCTCCTGCGAGTTGATCACCGCCACGCTCCACTTGAAGCTGCGGTAGTCGGTCGGCGCTTCCTGGTTGTTCTGTTTCGCCAGCGCCTGTGTCACCTGCGGCACCTTGTCGATCAGGCGCTGGGCGATCTGGCTGACCGCCTGGCTCTGCGGCGCGCTCGACGGCAGCAGCGCGCGCTGCGAGTTGGCGTCGTTGAGCACCTGCACGAAGGCCTGCTCGCCGAGCTGCACTTCCTCGTCGGCGCTGGTGCCGTAGTGCGCGGTCTCGCCGGTGTAGGGATCGGTCTTGGCGCTGCCGAACCACGACCACGCCGCGTACAGGCCGAACAGCAACAGGATCCACCAGCGGAATCCGCCGAACCCGCGCCGCCCGCCCCGGGCCTGGTTGCCGTAAGGGTCCACTCTCATCCGCCTGCTCCCGAAAATGCCGGGCGTCGCCGCCTCGATCCGTCGCTTGAAATCCGCCCCCGGCGCGCGCCGTGGCCGTTCGCCAACATTGTGCCGCCTGCCCGCCCGCGCCTCGCCGCCCCTGCCGCTTCCGCTTTCGCCGCCGCGCCGCGCGCGCGGACATCAAATCAGATATCGCGCACCACGCGGAAGCCCAGGCGCCCGTTGGTGGTGTCGGCGCTGCTGCCCTGCCGCCACGCCGCGCGCGACTGCGCCGGCGAACTCGACCAGGCGCCGCCGCGGAACACCCGCGTGCGGCAGCCGGGGTTGAACCATGCCGCGCCGTCGCGCGGCGCGCGCCGGTAGTTGTCGTGCCAGCAGTCGGCCACCCACTCGCTGACATTGCCGCCCATGTCGTGAAGGCCGAATGCATTGGCCGCGTAGCTGCCGACCGGCGCCGGACCCCAGGCGCCGTCGCCGTAGCCGGGGAAGGCGTTGCGCCAGCGCCGTCCGCTGGGCGAGACGTCGAGCGCGCCGGTGAGGTTGCCGGCCTTGGCCGGCGGCGCGCCGTCGCCCCAGGGATAGCGGCCCTGGGTGCCGGCGCGCAGCGCGAATTCGTACTCGGCCTCGCTGGGCAGGCGGTAACGCTGGCCGGTGGTGGCCGACAGCCACTCGGCGTAGGCGGTGGCGTCCTTGGCGCTGACGTGGACCACCGGCAGGTTGTCGGCGGCGGGCTTGCCGGCGTAGTCGGAACTCCAGTCCACGCCGCCGCGCCGCACCAGGTTGCCGCTGCGCTCGTCGTAGGCGATGGAGTAACCGCGGCGGCTGGCGCGGGCGCGATGCTTGCTGGCGTTCATGAAGCGGCGGAACTCGCCGACGGTGATCTCGTAGCGCGACACCGCCAGGCCGCGCTCGAAGCGGATATTGCGCAGCGGCCGCTCGGCGTCGCTGGAATCGGCCTCGCCCGCTTCGGCGCCCATGCGGAACGCGCCGTGCGGGATCACCACCATCTGCGGGCCGCGCCCGCCCTGGTCGGTGGCGTCGGTGAACACCTGGCCGGGGCGGAACAGGCCGTAGTGGGTGGCCAGTTCGATCCGCTCGCGCAGCTCGGCCGCGGCCGGGTCGCCGGGCGGCGCGATCCGCAGCAGGGTCGCCAGCACGCCGCGCGCGTCGTCGATGCCGCGCAGCTTGGGCAGCAACGCGATGCCCTCGTCGCGCAGGCGGCGGATGCGCTGCTGGCGCTGCTCGGCGATGCGGCCCTGGGCGTCGGAAGCGGTCTGCATCTTCGGCCGCACCAGCGCGGCCTTGGCCAGCCAGCGCTCGGCGCCGGCGTAGTCGTCGCGGTCGGCGGCCAGTTCGGCGCGGCGGATCAACGCGCTTTCGGCAGCGGCGATGCCCTGCTGCGCGCGCGCATCGCGCGGGCGCGACTCCAGCGCGGCGCGGAAATGCGCGAGCGCGCCGCCGGCCTGGCCGTCCTCGCCGATGTTGCCGGCGTTGAGCGCTTCCTCGCCGAGGCGGTCGGCCTCCTGGGCCTGGTCGGCGGCGTCGAGCCGTTCCAGGAACGCCTCGACCTTGCGGTGCTCCGGCGCCACCGCGCGCGCCACCGCCGCGGCCCGGTGCGCGTCGCGCAGCGCCAGCGGTTCCTCGTCGATGCGCTTGAGCGCACCGTCGCCCTCGGCCAGCAGCAGCGCCACCGCCCGGTCCAGGCCGATGGCGATGGCGCGGTCGGCGGGGGCGAAGGCGCGCAGGGCCAGGTACAGCGGGATCGCCGAATCGGCGCTGGCGTAGAGGTCGCCGGCCTTGAGCGCGGCGTCGGCGCGCTTGCGCAGCGCGGCTTGATTGTCCTCGTCGACCGCCACCGCCGGCGGCCGCCACGGCGGCACCGGCGAGACCGCCTGGTCGGCGCTGACCGTCACGATCGGCTGGCGCGGCGCGGTTTGCGCGTCGGCGCGGCGCTCGCGCTCGCCGCAGCCGCACAGCAGCCCGGCACAGGCCAGGCCCAGGATCAGCGTGCGGGTCCAGTGAGTTGCGCGCAAACCTGCGGCCTCTGCGGGGGATGCGAAGACCCGCGCAGCATATCGTCTCAGCGGCCGCCGCCGGGAATCGACGGCGCCCGCGGCCGGCCGCGGGCGCGGCCGCGACCGGATCGGCAAAGCCCGCGACGCGCGATTTCGCAGGCGATTTGCGGTTTTTTCCCGGCCGTTCCGGCTTCCCCACGCGATTTGAGCTATTGTCGCCCGCCCGGGCCCCGACCCGGCCGACTCCGCTTCCCGCTCGCCGCCCATGCCCGTCTGGATCAACACCCCCGCCGCGCTGCAAGCGCATTTCGACACCCGGCCCGCGCGCATCGGGCTCGACACCGAGTTCATCCGCGAACGCACCTACTGGCCGCAGCTGGCCCTGGTGCAGATCGCGATCGAGCGCGAAGGCGAGGACGAGCCGACGATCCTGCTGGTCGATCCGCTGCGCCCCGGCATGACCCAGGCGCTGGCGCCGATCCTGGCCGACACCGCCATCCTCAAGCTGGTGCACAGCCCGAGCGAGGATCTGGTCGCGTTCAAGCACGCCTGCGGCGTGGTGCCCAAGCCCTTGTTCGACACCCAGCAGGCCGCGGCGCTGGCCGGCATCGGCGGCGGCCTGGGCTACCAGAAACTGGTCGAACAGCTCACCGGCGTGGCCCTGCCCAAGGGCGAGACCCGCTCGGACTGGATGCGCCGGCCGCTGTCGCCGTCGCAGCTGGACTACGCCGCCGACGACGTGCGCCACCTGTTCGCCATGCACGACGCGCTCGACGGCCTGCTCGCCCAGCTCGGCCGGCAGCAGTGGCTGGCCGAGGACGCCGCGCGCACCGTGGTCAACGCCGAGAACGAGGCGCCCGAGCGCTGGCCGCACCTGTCGATGCGCAGCGCCCAGTTCCTCGACGCGGCCGCGCAGCGGCGCCTGCTGCGGCTGCTGCGCTGGCGCGACGGCTATGCCCGCGACAGCGACAAGCCGCGCAGCTGGATCCTCGACAACGAATTGGCCGTGGCCATCGCCCGCCAGGCGCCGGCCGACCGCGACGCGCTGCAGCGCCAGATCGAGAGCCACCCCAAGGCTCCGCGCAAGCTGGTCGAGGCGATCTGGACCGCGCTGTCCACGCCGCTGGCCGACGAAGCGCAGGCGCCCGACGCCGGCGTCGCCGAGACCCGCGACAAACAGCGCCTGCGCCAGTTGCAGGAGGCCGTGGCCGGCCGCAG contains these protein-coding regions:
- the phaR gene encoding polyhydroxyalkanoate synthesis repressor PhaR, with product MASTRVIKKYPNRRLYDTEISSYITIEDVRQLIVDGEEFEVRDARSGDDLTRQVLLQIIAEHEQDGDPVLSTQLLSQIIRFYGDSLQGFMGNYLERSMQLFLDQQQQFRNQMGGMLGQTPWAMMNQLTERNLNMWKEFQQNLSGSVGQPVTPKPKPGPGPGGTEPGKRER
- the phbB gene encoding acetoacetyl-CoA reductase, producing MEKRIAVVSGGIGGLGSEICLALARAGRRVIALDLGARAQRIAEFAQLTQGHDIRFEAADVGDFDDCGAAVERIAGRDGGIDILVNAAGITRDGSLRKMDKRAWDEVLNVNLDGVFNLCRHTVDAMAGRGFGRIVNISSVNGQTGQFGQTNYCAAKAGMHGFTMALAREVARKGVTVNSVSPGYCETAMVAAVPEEIRSKIVESIPVGRLGKPSEIARTVEFLTADDAGFITGANIPVNGGLFMSF
- a CDS encoding M48 family metallopeptidase is translated as MRVDPYGNQARGGRRGFGGFRWWILLLFGLYAAWSWFGSAKTDPYTGETAHYGTSADEEVQLGEQAFVQVLNDANSQRALLPSSAPQSQAVSQIAQRLIDKVPQVTQALAKQNNQEAPTDYRSFKWSVAVINSQEANAFCLPGGKMAVYTGLFPVTQNDDALAVVMGHEIAHALLRHGSQRMAQQKLVQLGQVAAGAAVGGMDPQQQQMIMGALGAGAQYGLVLPYGRNHETQADKVGLMLAAAACYDPRQAVPLWQRMSQLGGGQRPAEFASTHPDPANRIQALQQLMPAALEFYQANCANKPLAAR
- a CDS encoding formylglycine-generating enzyme family protein; this translates as MRATHWTRTLILGLACAGLLCGCGERERRADAQTAPRQPIVTVSADQAVSPVPPWRPPAVAVDEDNQAALRKRADAALKAGDLYASADSAIPLYLALRAFAPADRAIAIGLDRAVALLLAEGDGALKRIDEEPLALRDAHRAAAVARAVAPEHRKVEAFLERLDAADQAQEADRLGEEALNAGNIGEDGQAGGALAHFRAALESRPRDARAQQGIAAAESALIRRAELAADRDDYAGAERWLAKAALVRPKMQTASDAQGRIAEQRQQRIRRLRDEGIALLPKLRGIDDARGVLATLLRIAPPGDPAAAELRERIELATHYGLFRPGQVFTDATDQGGRGPQMVVIPHGAFRMGAEAGEADSSDAERPLRNIRFERGLAVSRYEITVGEFRRFMNASKHRARASRRGYSIAYDERSGNLVRRGGVDWSSDYAGKPAADNLPVVHVSAKDATAYAEWLSATTGQRYRLPSEAEYEFALRAGTQGRYPWGDGAPPAKAGNLTGALDVSPSGRRWRNAFPGYGDGAWGPAPVGSYAANAFGLHDMGGNVSEWVADCWHDNYRRAPRDGAAWFNPGCRTRVFRGGAWSSSPAQSRAAWRQGSSADTTNGRLGFRVVRDI
- the rnd gene encoding ribonuclease D codes for the protein MPVWINTPAALQAHFDTRPARIGLDTEFIRERTYWPQLALVQIAIEREGEDEPTILLVDPLRPGMTQALAPILADTAILKLVHSPSEDLVAFKHACGVVPKPLFDTQQAAALAGIGGGLGYQKLVEQLTGVALPKGETRSDWMRRPLSPSQLDYAADDVRHLFAMHDALDGLLAQLGRQQWLAEDAARTVVNAENEAPERWPHLSMRSAQFLDAAAQRRLLRLLRWRDGYARDSDKPRSWILDNELAVAIARQAPADRDALQRQIESHPKAPRKLVEAIWTALSTPLADEAQAPDAGVAETRDKQRLRQLQEAVAGRSAALGLPDGVLASRRWLEALLDHGEWPEALSGWRRAALEPALAPLLAAPGGAA